In Fragaria vesca subsp. vesca linkage group LG1, FraVesHawaii_1.0, whole genome shotgun sequence, the sequence CACATCAACTTTCTAGTTAAGCAAAGATATTATTGATCCGGATTCTTGTTGATGAATCATATTCTCATGGCACCATTATAACTCTTTTGAATTCAATTCAAGTAACTCTCCAATGGTGCCTATGTCTGTCTTCTACCTAACTTCCTTTTTCCCCCTCTCTCTTTCTCTCTTTGCCTTTCCTACAAAAAACAAACATGCCACAACAAGGAAGCTTAGTTAGCCAATATATGGCACAGAAACTACATATATGCGATGCAAGATCGTGCACATCTCTTTCTAGCTAATTCATGAGCAAGAAGAAACTAAATTAATAATCATCCACAATATTTATCTCTAGTATTCAATACGTATATTGTTGATGCAATGGGCCATTATATATACTTCTACATTGATCACATGTTTATTTATTAACTTTTATAACAGAATTTAAATTCTATATCTATGTTATTATGAAAGTCAGTTCAATGAAGAACAATATGTAAATCAAACAGTGGTATCAAATTCACAACGTTGAGGTTGGTTAGACGTCTAAAAATGTTGATTTTCATAAGTTCAAATCTTATCGATATATATATAAACAGGTGAGACGGATAAAAAGATTTTCGTTAAAAAAATAAAAAACTCCAGCATAAATATCCACGCAGCCCTTCACTCAATATACGTACAACACTAATAAAAGTAAGCTGAAAATGCAAGATTGGCAAGTAACAAGGTGTGACACATAAGTATGATGATGCATCATGCATGTCCCATATCTCCAGCAAGTTGTAGCAGGCATGGAGTGGGAGACAGTTCATGTGGGTGTGTTTTCTAAAAGGAACTTATTAGTATCCAATCATGGACTTGTCATAAATTTTAACTTCTTTTTTGCCAATCAGCTAAAGCAATCTTTGAATGAGCAAAAACCCACACCCTAATTGGATATTATTATTAACAATAATTCTTCAAGAAGGACCCAAAATTAAAATAATCTCACGCACACAGACTAGTAGTTATGGGACACAACACAAGTAAAGCATAGCAAAAGTGTGCCCAATAATTGATACATATAAAGGGTAGGAACCTAATATATATGTAATACATGAAAAGAAATTTAAAGTGGTAGCAAATAGTTAAATTTGGCATGTTAATGGGTGGCCTAGCTCAAGCGAATCATCTTCTTGATGTGTTTCCCACTGCCATGATATATTCTAGCATATGATATGAAGAGAGGGATTGTCATTGTTTGGTTTGTTATTATTTGTGTATAATAATTTGGTAGTGGGGCTCAAATGGTCAACCTATGTAGAGAGAGAGAGAGAGAGAGAGAGAGAGAGAGAGAGAGAGAGATAGATGAGATAGAGAGGTTGCATTTGAGGTACCCTTCATAATTTCCCAATGCCCCAGATTCGTTTCTATACTCATTCTCTGGTTTGATTAATAATCATAGCCACCCACCCACCCACCCAAAAGTCTCATTCCTAATTCTCTAGCTATTTGCTTCAACCTCTCCTCCCTTCTTCATATATATATATCGACTTCACCCTCTCACCCAATTCCCCATTTCAACACAACAAAGCAAAAGAAAGAACAGCTCCCAGATGGGTTTTGATGATCAGCATGCTTGCAACACAGGCCTTGTCTTAGGTTTAGGTCTCACAGCTTCCCAATACAGCACCAGTACTCCAACTCCACAAAAGGCTCAACATCCCATGATGAATAAGAAGCCTGATTCCTTCGAGCCATCTTTAACTTTGGGTCTGTTTGGAAATAGTTTTCATGAGGATGATCATCATCAAGGGAATAATAGTCTTGATTTGTATAGGCAAGGGTCTCCTCATAATAGTCATAGCGCAGTTTCTAATTCCTTCTCGAGTGGTAGAGTGGTCAAGAGGGAGAGAGACATCAGTAGCGAGGAGGTTGAGGTTGAGAAGCAGGTCTCTTCCAGAGTGATTAGTGATGAAGATGAAGATGGTCCTAATGCAAGAAAGAAGCTCAGGCTCACCAAAGAACAGTCTGCGCTCTTAGAAGAAAGCTTCAAACAACACAGCACTCTCAACCCTGTAATTCATCTCTCCCTCTCCATCAATCTTTATTTGTTTATATGAAAACTGAAAACTAATTAATATTGTTATTGCTGGGTTTAATTACAGAAGCAAAAGCAAGCTTTAGCCAGGCAGTTAAGTTTGAGGCCTCGACAAGTAGAAGTTTGGTTCCAAAACAGGAGGGCCAGGTAACTATAATTCTCATCCCTAATCATCTTCAAAAACACAACTCAGATTAACGATTTCTTCTGGCAAAACTTCAGTACTGTTTTCTTCTAAATGAAAAGGAAGAATGGGTTTTTTTGTGTGAACCACGTATCCCAATATAGGGGTAAAGCAGGTGGTTCCTGTGTGATTGTGATTTTTTACAGCTTTATATCGACCGACTAACCAACTTTTAGCCATATAGGTTAAAACTAATAAGATGTTATTTCTGGTTACTTGGTTTCAGGACAAAGCTTAAGCAAACAGAGGTAGACTGTGAGTTCTTGAAGAAATGCTGTGAAACTCTGACAGATGAGAACCGGAGGCTACAGAAAGAGGTACAAGAACTCAAGGCTCTGAAGCTCAGCCAACAACAACCGTTGTTCATGCACATGCCGGCGGCGACTCTCACCATGTGTCCTTCCTGTGAAAGGATCGGAGGAAGCGAAGGTGCTAATTCAAATAAGAGCCCCTTTTCAATTGCTCATCCAAAGCCTCACTTCTATAATCCTTTCACCAATTCTTCTGCAGCTTGTTAATTACATATATAATTAGGGTATTAATTAACTAAATACTATATTAATTAGGATAATGAATTAGACAAGGAAAAAAGAAAAAGAGGTCGATATCCAACCCTAGGCCCCCTCCCGTAACCCCTATTTTTCTTTTGGTTAAGGGCTTGTAGTCAAAAGGGTTTATTGTAATTAATTTTGTAGAAATTATAGTAATTACGTACGGATCATTACCTTTAAATTTTGGTTTTTTTTTCTTCGTATGTTTATTATGTTTGTAAATCGATGAACAATATATATGAAGGGAATATTACTATTTATCTTTTGTAAGTTTCTTTCTATTCGAATTGGTTTTATGTAAAGCTTGAATAGCTTATAAAGAGCATATGATAACGTTCATACGTAAAGTCGAGACAAACGACAACACGTACTCATGCATAGCAATTGGTTGAAACGAAAGATAGAAATTGCCTTTATATACTAATACGTGCAAAAACAGATAATTTCTAGTGCAATATCATATGGGATTTAATCATCTGGACCAAACAAAGAGTTAGGTATTTGGATAATTCATTNNNNNNNNNNNNNNNNNNNNTTTTTTATTTTTACTTTTTATTTTTGTATGTTATAGTTAACGTGTAATGAGTCGAATTTATAATCTCCTTTTTACGGATGAAACTTTGTGACACTAGACTAAATTATATCCGATTTTTTAACCGTTGTTTACAGCAGGTGGATGAAAATCAAAAAAGAATTAAGAGCGGTTAATGTAGTTAATTATTAAAATATCTTGTCAATGAAATGATGACATGTTTGACGAGAGAAACAATATAATTGGAGAGTTGATGATTGCACAAGAAGTAAGAGTGGGATTATTAAGAAATGGGACGTTAGCTCACATGTTTCTGTCTCTAATTCAGTTGCTTGGGGACAGATAGAGGGTCATGAGGCTTCTTCTAAAACTACTACTACTTCTAAAACGGGTGGTGAGAAAGCGTGAGGAGAAAGGAAGGAATAGATGATACGATTTAGTCAGGGAAAAGAAAAAGAAAAATAGAAGAAGATGGTGAGGGGGATTACGGTCACGTGACGTGCTATGGCTATGAGAGGACCAGTAGGGACTCATCCCACGTGATTTGCCAATGGCCCTAAAAGCCTCTTCTTCCTCTGCCATCTCTTCTTTCTTCTGCAAAATCTTATCATTGAGATTTTTGTATCAAAGTCAGACAAGCCTTCTTCCTCCAATTTGATCCAAATGGGACCCGACGCACCATTTGTTAAAATTCCTAAAATCCCATCTTGGAAAAAGCCAGATACATACATATATTCTTACCTTTACAATAATCAAACATATACATAACATGATCGACATTATTCCCATAATATATCCGCTCGTTCTTTTGTATTTTCACATCTCATCTAATTTTAGACAAATTAACAATTTTTGTGGTTCAAATAAAAACAGATTGATCTATGAACTCAATAAGAGGTCTTAAACGATATTAAAACTATAGTACACACTACAAAACAAGTTGCATGTTACGTATTTTCGAAACAACTTAACCTTATTCATGAATTTCTTATAATTTGTTTAACTTACGGATATTTGAACGTACAACTTTCAAAACATCTTTCAAATACTAGTGCTTTACAAATCGATGCCTTCTTCAATATCGGCGATATGTATCTACTTCTACTAATTAAACCATATCAGTTTACATACAAGACATGCATTAGTTTCAACCAACACACATACTACCCTTCATATTCCTCAAATAGGAAACCAAAAAAAGAAAAGCCAAAATGAATAATTAAAATCAAAGTACGAGATATTTGAATGATATAAAAAAAAATTTTAATATAATTAAGTTCGACTCACACAAGATTTGTGGTGACACTAATTTGAGCCGTTTAACTGATAATAATAATAATAATAAAAAGTTTGCGCAGAAATGATGGTCTTGGTCGACATCTTGATGGTTGTGCGGAGTTTACCTATAATCACACGAAGAGCATAATGATCTTGATTGAAGGGAAGCTCGCAAAATGACATGTTTACGTTAACGAGACGCAATCATTAACAAATGAGAAAAGGTGTTGTTCTGAAATAGTCCACACATCACTCATAATGGATGGTGTGGAGTATGGACCAAATAAATCATGAGGCGAACTTTCCAGGAAAAGAGATGAGCTTTCGGGGCCTTTTGTCTTATAATCTCATCATCACTTTCATCACCCATATTTTCCGTCACCATCATCATCATATTCATATAAGAAACTCCCTTCAACCATTCCTTTGAATTCCAACCTTGAATTATTATCATTTTGATTTATTTTGCCCTATTTGCGTTTGTTGGGTTCCCTTATTTTTTTAATCTATCTATCTTTTTTGCTACATTAGGATATTTTTCTGATTTGTCACTCCTATTTTTAGGATGATAAAATTTGTTGTCTAGTGAATAGGGGATAATAAGGGGACAACCTTTTATTTATGCAAATAAATAATTTTCAAGGCAAAAAGTGTAGGGTCGTGAATGCTTTATATAAAGGTCTTGATGCTTAATCTTTGCCCTAATTATAGATTCCGATCCAATCTACGTGTGCACATACGTAACTTGTGTAAACAAATGGGACCAGAAAACACATGTCTTCTATTGGATACTTTGTCGGCTGATTTGTTTTGATCAAGATCATTAGGATAAATTTTCTAGATAATTAATTATTTTTTAATAATTCCTGCTGTTTCGTTATGCATTTCTCG encodes:
- the LOC101299232 gene encoding homeobox-leucine zipper protein HAT22-like, with product MGFDDQHACNTGLVLGLGLTASQYSTSTPTPQKAQHPMMNKKPDSFEPSLTLGLFGNSFHEDDHHQGNNSLDLYRQGSPHNSHSAVSNSFSSGRVVKRERDISSEEVEVEKQVSSRVISDEDEDGPNARKKLRLTKEQSALLEESFKQHSTLNPKQKQALARQLSLRPRQVEVWFQNRRARTKLKQTEVDCEFLKKCCETLTDENRRLQKEVQELKALKLSQQQPLFMHMPAATLTMCPSCERIGGSEGANSNKSPFSIAHPKPHFYNPFTNSSAAC